One Sporomusaceae bacterium FL31 DNA window includes the following coding sequences:
- a CDS encoding 2-hydroxyglutaryl-CoA dehydratase, producing the protein MKKLFHLGIDIGSTTVKIAILNDQREIVYSQYARHYSDIKTKIIELIKYAYQKFKDQSMTVAITGSGGIGLADYLKVLFVQEVVAGTRSIKTYYPQTDVVIELGGEDAKITYLTDGLDQRMNGICAGGTGAFIDQMASLLQTDAQGLNELAKHSCTLYPIAARCGVFAKTDIQALINEGAAKPDIAASIFQAVVVQTLSGLACGKPVRGNVAFMGGPLCFLSELRNRFGAMLHLSDKQMILPKQAQVYIAVGAALASVKEIPISFESFFQRMLKWQTSAQEETMRLQPLFATSAELADFASRHETSQVACKPLQQHSGKCYLGIDAGSTTTKAILIDEQGTVLYSYYGSNQGNPLLSAQCILQDIYRQLPADAAVVYSAVTGYGESLLKNALQLDIGEIETMAHYKAAEFFCPEVDFILDIGGQDMKCLKVRAGMIENIILNEACSSGCGSFLETFAQSLTMNIQEFAQAAITAEQPVDLGSRCTVFMNSKVKQAQKEGATVGDISAGLAYSVVKNVLHKVIKVKDVTSLGQKIVVQGGTFYNDAVLRALEISLGRSVIRPNISGMMGAFGAALIARERHKSGQRTTLLQASQLNNLQMTSCIERCTKCPNACLLTMNQFNDGRSYRSGNRCERGGDETSKQAASIPNLYEYKYKRLFRYVPLNSVQATRGSVGIPRVLNMYEDYPFWFTFFTQLGFQVQLSDRSSKSIYEQGMETIPSDSICYPAKLVHGHIINLIEKAVDFIFYPCITHGPEERAEADNYFHCPVVTSYSEAIKNNVDALTARQVGLLNPFLPLHNKRRLIKRLHEELGHLGLSKHEVGQAVDKAWLEQQAFKQDIINAGNDVLALMDRQQLRGVVLAGRPYHLDPEINHGIPAIITGFGMTVLTEDSVAHLGIISQPLRVVDQWSYHSRLYSAASFVASRPDIELVQLNSFGCGIDSVTVDQVQELLDSRSKLHTVLKIDEGMNLGAARIRLRSLQAVVLEREKNGFAFNKVDHSYRRNIFTQHMKEKHTILAPEMSPIHFQFLAEAFQAAGYRVVVLPLADKKTVDLGLKYINNDACYPAVMALGRLVEALQSGQYDVDNTSVLIAQTGGGCRATNYIGFLRKALQDAGYSQVPILSLNGKGMEKHPGFSLSPGLLHRAIMGLVYGDLLMKVLYQVRPHEKIPGSANALYDKWAVICKAALKQADYKQYSSNIQHIIREFDALEIEKTAKPKIGLVGEIYVKFHPVANNQMVAMIEAEGGEVVASSLLDFILYCAYDSDFNYRYLAGSKTAQLAGRALITLLEFYRRPYRQALRKSCRFADVHSIQEIAAGAAELLSLGHQTGEGWFLTGEMVDLIHNQVNNIICMQPFACLPNHITGKGMIKAIKRKYPQANIVAIDYDPGASEVNQLNRIKLMLAAAFENLEQGKPGLDGYSDKLKSDTVIAR; encoded by the coding sequence GTGAAAAAACTATTTCATCTCGGCATTGATATTGGTTCTACAACTGTTAAAATCGCTATTTTGAATGATCAGCGGGAAATTGTTTATAGTCAATATGCCCGGCATTATTCTGATATTAAGACAAAGATTATTGAGCTGATTAAGTATGCTTATCAGAAATTTAAAGACCAGTCTATGACTGTTGCCATTACTGGTTCAGGCGGAATTGGCTTGGCCGATTACTTAAAGGTATTATTTGTCCAGGAAGTTGTGGCTGGTACACGGTCGATAAAAACCTATTACCCTCAAACTGATGTTGTGATTGAATTGGGCGGCGAAGATGCTAAAATTACGTACTTGACTGATGGTCTTGATCAGCGCATGAATGGAATTTGTGCGGGAGGAACCGGGGCTTTTATTGATCAGATGGCCTCGTTATTGCAGACTGATGCTCAAGGATTAAATGAACTGGCTAAACATTCCTGCACGCTTTATCCAATCGCTGCACGCTGTGGTGTGTTTGCTAAAACCGATATTCAGGCATTAATTAACGAAGGGGCGGCTAAGCCTGATATTGCTGCGTCCATTTTTCAGGCTGTTGTTGTCCAAACATTGAGCGGTCTGGCCTGTGGGAAGCCAGTCAGAGGAAATGTTGCCTTTATGGGCGGCCCATTGTGCTTCTTATCGGAATTACGTAATCGGTTCGGGGCCATGCTCCACTTGTCTGACAAACAGATGATTTTGCCAAAGCAGGCTCAAGTCTATATCGCTGTTGGAGCAGCCTTGGCTTCGGTTAAGGAGATTCCGATTTCATTTGAGTCTTTTTTTCAGAGAATGCTGAAGTGGCAAACTTCAGCTCAGGAAGAGACCATGCGTTTGCAGCCTTTATTTGCTACCTCGGCTGAACTGGCTGATTTCGCGAGCCGGCATGAAACGAGTCAGGTTGCTTGTAAACCTTTGCAGCAGCATAGCGGAAAATGCTATCTGGGGATTGATGCCGGTTCCACAACGACTAAAGCCATCTTAATTGATGAGCAAGGCACAGTCCTTTATTCCTATTACGGCAGTAATCAGGGCAATCCGCTGTTGTCGGCGCAGTGCATTCTTCAGGATATTTACCGTCAGCTGCCAGCAGATGCTGCTGTGGTATATTCAGCGGTGACCGGGTATGGAGAAAGTCTGCTGAAAAATGCCTTACAACTTGATATTGGTGAGATTGAAACAATGGCTCATTATAAAGCGGCGGAGTTCTTTTGCCCTGAGGTCGATTTTATTCTGGATATTGGCGGGCAGGATATGAAGTGTCTTAAGGTTAGAGCCGGCATGATTGAAAACATTATTCTCAATGAGGCATGCTCATCAGGATGCGGTTCATTTCTGGAAACCTTTGCCCAGTCTTTGACGATGAATATCCAAGAGTTTGCTCAGGCTGCCATTACGGCAGAGCAGCCAGTTGATCTAGGATCGCGCTGTACGGTATTTATGAACTCCAAAGTTAAGCAGGCGCAGAAAGAAGGCGCTACTGTTGGTGATATATCGGCAGGGCTGGCTTATTCGGTGGTCAAGAATGTTCTGCATAAAGTCATTAAGGTTAAGGATGTGACGTCACTCGGTCAAAAGATTGTTGTCCAAGGGGGGACTTTTTACAATGACGCTGTACTCAGGGCTTTAGAAATTTCGCTGGGTAGATCCGTGATTCGACCCAATATCTCCGGGATGATGGGTGCTTTCGGAGCGGCATTGATTGCCCGCGAACGTCATAAGTCAGGACAAAGAACTACTTTATTGCAGGCGAGTCAGTTAAACAATTTGCAAATGACCTCGTGCATTGAGCGGTGCACCAAGTGTCCTAACGCATGTTTGCTGACAATGAATCAGTTTAATGATGGACGAAGCTATCGTTCCGGCAATCGCTGTGAGCGAGGTGGTGATGAGACTAGCAAACAGGCTGCCTCCATTCCCAATCTCTATGAATATAAATATAAGCGCTTGTTTCGCTATGTTCCGCTAAACTCTGTTCAGGCTACACGCGGATCGGTCGGTATCCCGAGGGTGTTGAATATGTATGAAGATTATCCGTTTTGGTTCACTTTTTTCACTCAGCTGGGATTTCAGGTTCAGCTATCTGATCGTTCGTCAAAGTCTATTTATGAGCAAGGGATGGAGACTATTCCTTCAGATTCCATTTGCTATCCAGCCAAATTAGTCCATGGTCACATCATCAACTTGATAGAAAAAGCGGTTGACTTTATTTTCTACCCTTGCATCACGCATGGGCCTGAGGAGCGAGCCGAGGCTGACAATTATTTTCACTGCCCGGTTGTGACCTCTTACTCGGAAGCTATCAAAAATAACGTGGATGCGTTGACTGCCCGGCAAGTGGGTCTGCTCAATCCTTTCCTGCCGCTTCACAACAAGCGGCGCCTCATCAAACGCTTGCATGAAGAATTAGGGCATTTGGGTTTAAGTAAACATGAAGTTGGACAGGCTGTCGATAAAGCCTGGCTGGAGCAGCAAGCTTTTAAACAAGATATTATAAATGCCGGCAACGATGTCTTAGCGCTTATGGACAGGCAACAGTTGCGCGGTGTGGTATTAGCAGGTCGGCCTTATCACCTGGACCCTGAAATCAATCATGGCATTCCGGCCATCATTACCGGGTTTGGAATGACTGTTTTGACCGAAGACTCAGTGGCGCATCTGGGGATAATCTCGCAGCCGCTGCGGGTGGTTGATCAGTGGAGTTATCACTCAAGGCTTTATTCAGCTGCCAGCTTTGTCGCAAGCCGGCCAGATATCGAATTGGTGCAGCTCAATTCTTTCGGCTGCGGTATTGACTCGGTAACGGTCGATCAAGTTCAGGAGCTTCTTGATAGCCGCTCTAAGCTGCATACTGTTTTAAAAATTGATGAAGGGATGAATTTAGGAGCGGCACGCATACGCTTGCGTTCTCTACAGGCGGTTGTTCTGGAACGGGAAAAGAATGGTTTTGCCTTCAATAAGGTCGATCATAGTTATCGCCGTAATATCTTTACTCAGCACATGAAGGAAAAACATACCATCTTAGCGCCTGAAATGTCACCCATTCATTTTCAGTTTTTAGCAGAAGCTTTTCAGGCGGCAGGGTATCGTGTGGTGGTATTGCCGCTTGCCGACAAGAAGACTGTCGATCTGGGGTTAAAGTATATTAATAATGATGCCTGCTATCCGGCGGTTATGGCACTGGGGCGTTTGGTTGAAGCCTTGCAATCCGGTCAGTATGATGTGGATAATACTTCGGTGTTGATTGCCCAAACCGGAGGCGGCTGCCGGGCTACCAATTATATCGGTTTTTTACGCAAGGCGCTGCAGGATGCCGGCTATTCTCAAGTACCTATTTTGTCACTGAATGGGAAAGGGATGGAGAAACATCCTGGTTTTTCGCTGAGTCCGGGATTGCTGCATCGTGCGATCATGGGCCTGGTTTATGGTGATTTATTAATGAAAGTTTTGTATCAGGTCCGGCCCCATGAAAAAATACCGGGATCAGCCAATGCGCTGTATGATAAATGGGCTGTCATTTGCAAAGCCGCCTTAAAGCAGGCAGACTATAAGCAATATAGCAGCAATATTCAGCATATCATTCGTGAATTTGATGCCTTAGAGATTGAGAAAACAGCGAAACCTAAAATCGGCCTGGTTGGTGAGATTTATGTAAAATTTCATCCGGTTGCCAACAATCAGATGGTTGCGATGATTGAAGCTGAAGGCGGGGAAGTCGTCGCTTCCAGCCTATTGGATTTTATTCTGTATTGTGCGTATGACAGTGACTTCAATTATCGCTATCTGGCTGGCAGCAAAACAGCTCAGCTGGCTGGCCGGGCGCTCATCACTTTGCTGGAGTTTTATCGACGGCCTTATCGCCAGGCGCTTAGAAAGAGCTGTCGTTTCGCCGATGTTCATTCTATTCAGGAAATCGCAGCCGGAGCCGCGGAACTATTATCATTAGGACATCAAACCGGGGAAGGCTGGTTTTTGACTGGGGAAATGGTTGACTTAATTCACAATCAGGTGAATAATATTATTTGTATGCAGCCGTTTGCCTGTTTGCCTAACCACATTACGGGCAAAGGAATGATCAAAGCCATCAAGCGTAAATATCCTCAGGCCAATATTGTTGCGATTGATTATGATCCAGGTGCTAGTGAAGTCAATCAGCTAAATCGGATTAAATTGATGCTGGCAGCAGCCTTTGAAAATCTTGAACAGGGTAAGCCAGGATTAGATGGTTATTCGGACAAGCTCAAGTCCGATACAGTGATTGCCCGCTAA
- a CDS encoding alpha/beta hydrolase, with protein MRICILRMWLTSFIALTLFLSIQTIAWGANFERRDVTFKSQGLNCAGWYYVPTQTTSETKLPAIVMAHGWSLVKEAYLDKYAEKFAEAGFAVLVFDYRYTGGSEGTPRGQLFYFDQQQDYRNAITWVSLQPEVDTERIGIWGTSNSGGHVLHLGVFDKRVKAVVSQVPGTDVPDRYSTMNSDSLARRIKWQATQRVEQYKTGVIKYFPVIAPIGTPSVFPSKDAYDFFTEVSKIAPNWENKVTVETLEIYREYAPTKYIQMLSPTPLLMIVASNDDLVSTKAQLDAFERAREPKKLVIIEGGHFAVYRGSGFDTAVTEAVEWFKASLK; from the coding sequence GTGAGAATTTGCATCTTAAGAATGTGGTTGACTAGTTTTATTGCACTGACATTGTTCTTATCAATTCAAACGATAGCCTGGGGCGCTAACTTTGAGCGACGTGATGTCACATTTAAAAGCCAAGGACTAAATTGTGCGGGATGGTACTATGTCCCAACACAAACAACCTCCGAAACCAAACTTCCTGCAATTGTAATGGCTCACGGTTGGAGCTTGGTAAAAGAAGCATATCTAGATAAGTACGCTGAGAAGTTCGCGGAAGCCGGTTTTGCCGTACTTGTATTCGATTATCGTTACACGGGTGGAAGCGAGGGTACTCCGAGAGGGCAATTGTTCTATTTTGATCAGCAGCAAGATTATCGGAATGCCATAACTTGGGTATCCTTACAGCCAGAAGTAGATACTGAGCGTATCGGTATTTGGGGAACCTCAAATAGTGGCGGGCATGTACTTCATTTAGGTGTTTTCGATAAACGCGTAAAAGCAGTAGTTTCGCAAGTGCCCGGCACAGATGTTCCTGATCGCTATAGTACAATGAATAGTGACTCTTTGGCACGAAGAATTAAGTGGCAAGCAACACAACGTGTCGAACAATATAAAACAGGAGTAATAAAATATTTCCCAGTAATTGCACCAATAGGTACACCGTCGGTATTTCCAAGCAAAGATGCGTATGATTTCTTTACTGAGGTGTCAAAAATAGCACCAAATTGGGAAAACAAGGTTACTGTAGAAACGCTTGAAATTTACAGAGAATACGCGCCCACTAAATATATTCAAATGCTATCGCCTACTCCATTACTAATGATTGTCGCTAGCAATGATGATCTTGTTTCTACAAAAGCCCAATTAGATGCTTTTGAACGCGCCCGAGAACCTAAAAAGTTAGTAATAATTGAAGGTGGGCATTTTGCCGTCTACCGTGGTTCTGGATTTGATACTGCCGTTACCGAAGCTGTAGAATGGTTTAAAGCAAGTCTTAAATAA
- a CDS encoding histidine kinase, which produces MDFKELDKIVKNTLSAVEKGKTQIFEIYEAARNEMENVKKDVERVKQEAIYIIFHVDELEKKERRARLRLMEVSRNFNVYGEDDIKACYDEAKVLQVNLAVAREQEQSLRRQRDDLELRLKQLKSTVEKAEGLVSQVGVVLGYLGNEMDNVVNQIESLQQSQLFGAKIIKAQEEERRRVAREIHDGPAQLMANLVFRAEVCERLIDIDIVRAKSELKDLRGQVRDCLKETRKIIFDLRPMTLDDLGLVPTIKRLLETIEDRSKIISEIRIIGGEKRLESYVEIGLFRIIQEALNNVEKHSGATLVKVILEFKAGFVVVVVEDNGSGFNTAEKVDNASFGILGMRERMNLLHGQLAIESEIGKGSKVNIKVPIT; this is translated from the coding sequence TTGGATTTTAAAGAACTGGATAAGATCGTTAAGAATACGTTATCTGCTGTTGAAAAAGGAAAAACGCAGATATTTGAAATTTATGAAGCGGCCCGTAATGAGATGGAAAATGTCAAAAAGGATGTTGAGCGGGTCAAACAAGAAGCTATTTATATCATTTTTCATGTTGATGAACTTGAGAAGAAAGAACGGCGAGCCAGGCTGCGGCTGATGGAAGTAAGCCGGAATTTTAATGTTTATGGCGAAGATGATATTAAAGCTTGCTATGATGAGGCTAAAGTCTTGCAAGTTAATTTGGCTGTTGCCAGAGAGCAAGAGCAAAGCTTGCGGCGTCAGCGTGATGATTTGGAACTGCGTCTCAAACAGCTTAAAAGTACTGTGGAGAAAGCGGAAGGCTTGGTATCTCAGGTGGGCGTGGTGTTAGGCTATCTGGGAAACGAAATGGATAATGTCGTTAATCAGATTGAGTCGCTTCAACAAAGTCAGCTTTTTGGGGCAAAGATTATTAAAGCTCAGGAAGAAGAGCGGCGGCGGGTTGCCAGAGAAATTCATGATGGTCCGGCGCAGCTCATGGCAAATCTCGTATTTCGTGCCGAAGTTTGTGAGCGATTGATTGATATTGATATTGTAAGGGCAAAAAGTGAACTGAAAGATTTGCGCGGCCAAGTTCGTGACTGTCTCAAAGAAACCCGCAAAATTATCTTTGACTTACGGCCCATGACGCTTGACGATTTAGGTTTGGTTCCTACGATTAAGCGGTTGCTGGAAACCATCGAAGACCGCTCGAAAATTATTTCAGAGATCCGCATTATCGGCGGTGAGAAACGTCTGGAATCTTACGTGGAAATTGGCCTATTCCGAATTATTCAGGAGGCACTGAATAATGTTGAAAAGCATTCCGGCGCGACTTTGGTAAAAGTTATCCTCGAATTTAAGGCGGGTTTTGTCGTGGTGGTTGTAGAGGATAATGGCAGCGGCTTTAATACTGCTGAAAAAGTGGATAATGCCAGCTTTGGGATACTTGGTATGAGGGAACGGATGAATTTATTACACGGACAGCTGGCTATTGAATCGGAAATTGGCAAAGGCAGTAAGGTGAATATTAAGGTGCCTATTACCTGA
- a CDS encoding HDIG domain-containing protein, giving the protein MQHAKKIIHTFVDKGFQAYIVGGAVRDLLLGLPPTDIDICTNAHPEQIVMVAAAQGWKTEMVGAAFGSVMVIVEGKPYDVTTFRREEYGVDSHRPAKIEFGAELTEDLARRDFTMNTLCLDVNGNLIDLFGGLDDLRLGVIKAVGDPQVRFEEDALRMFRAARFAAQLGFSLDKAIFPAIVANLHRVRGLSVERVRNEIEKTLLSKYAGSGLTIMLTSGLLDEECRQRDANAEQHVPILPEVSHLYGLKQNPQYHHLDVWRHVLSAVDHMPANLTLRWAALLHDVAKGCPGIRATSESGQPTDHGHDKAGAAMAAIILKRLKIDQEVVERVCWLIANHMHGPQPDLKLMIKWLRKRAKEFRHYDQFSQAIGQLFQLYRADGLATRHKLHSRFHELERAVTELLIVLPFYPVQLAISGGDIAQQLGAGPQVGILQKKFLERIQLGQLENTKEALQAALNNYCRRHFPEKAE; this is encoded by the coding sequence GTGCAACATGCAAAAAAGATTATTCATACTTTTGTGGACAAGGGCTTTCAGGCCTATATTGTCGGTGGAGCTGTACGCGACTTGCTGCTCGGATTACCACCTACCGATATTGATATCTGCACCAATGCCCATCCGGAACAAATTGTCATGGTGGCAGCCGCACAAGGCTGGAAAACGGAAATGGTGGGGGCGGCTTTTGGCAGTGTTATGGTGATTGTGGAGGGGAAACCCTACGATGTGACGACTTTTCGCCGTGAAGAATATGGGGTAGACAGTCATCGGCCAGCAAAAATCGAATTTGGTGCTGAGTTAACGGAGGATTTGGCCAGGCGCGATTTTACGATGAATACGCTATGCCTGGATGTTAACGGAAATTTAATTGACTTATTTGGCGGGCTTGATGATCTGCGGCTGGGGGTGATCAAAGCGGTCGGCGATCCGCAGGTTCGCTTTGAGGAAGATGCTTTAAGGATGTTCCGGGCCGCCCGATTTGCTGCTCAGTTAGGGTTCTCACTGGATAAAGCCATTTTTCCGGCTATTGTTGCCAATCTTCATCGAGTTCGCGGGCTATCGGTAGAACGGGTTCGCAATGAGATTGAGAAAACCCTGTTGTCTAAATATGCGGGCAGCGGGCTGACCATTATGCTGACCAGTGGACTATTGGATGAAGAATGCCGTCAGCGGGACGCAAACGCTGAACAGCATGTTCCGATATTACCAGAAGTGAGTCATCTTTACGGTCTTAAGCAAAATCCCCAATATCATCATTTGGATGTGTGGCGGCATGTATTAAGTGCCGTGGATCATATGCCCGCCAATTTGACTTTACGGTGGGCAGCGCTATTGCATGATGTTGCTAAAGGCTGTCCGGGAATCCGTGCAACCAGTGAAAGCGGTCAGCCGACTGATCATGGCCATGATAAAGCTGGGGCGGCTATGGCTGCAATCATTTTAAAACGGCTAAAAATTGATCAGGAGGTTGTGGAACGTGTGTGCTGGCTGATTGCCAATCATATGCATGGTCCTCAGCCTGACTTAAAGTTAATGATTAAATGGCTACGCAAGCGAGCAAAAGAATTTCGTCATTATGATCAATTTTCACAGGCTATTGGGCAGCTCTTTCAATTGTATCGGGCTGATGGTTTAGCCACAAGGCATAAATTACACAGCAGATTTCACGAATTAGAGAGAGCAGTTACAGAGCTCTTAATCGTGCTGCCTTTTTATCCAGTTCAGCTCGCCATTAGTGGCGGAGACATTGCTCAACAGTTAGGCGCTGGCCCTCAGGTTGGAATTTTACAAAAAAAATTTTTAGAGCGTATTCAACTAGGACAACTAGAAAATACTAAAGAAGCGTTACAAGCAGCATTGAATAATTACTGTAGGAGACATTTTCCAGAAAAGGCTGAATAA
- the lysA_2 gene encoding diaminopimelate decarboxylase, translating to MDKIFKLTQPVVETLAEKYSTPLLVLSLEQIEHNYRFLAEHLPGVKLYYAVKANPDEQIVRTLASLGSCFDVASDGEMLALTEMGIASDRMVYANPFKTHSGLAVAKRTGVNKFTFDSESEIYKMAKAVPGGAVLLRVRVDNPKALVDLNKKFGAHPDDALRLLKIARTQGLDVAGLCFHVGSQSLSADAYVDAINICRRLFNEAAAEGFNLRILDIGGGFPIPAIATEIDIVDLTKTISDNLAKHFPTTEIWAEPGRFICGTAVNLITRVIGTQQRNNQQWYFLDDGLYGTFSGVIFDHWDFELISFKSGDEIPATFAGPSCDSLDVMFRDKLTVPLDMDDILLVPNCGSYTSASATVFNGFAKTSRVIWEDIRQEIELASSKRRSIA from the coding sequence ATGGACAAGATCTTTAAACTCACACAACCTGTTGTTGAGACATTAGCAGAAAAATACAGCACACCGCTTTTGGTGCTGTCATTGGAACAAATTGAGCATAATTACAGATTTCTGGCCGAACATTTGCCAGGGGTTAAGTTGTATTATGCAGTAAAAGCCAATCCTGATGAACAGATCGTACGTACATTGGCCAGTCTTGGATCATGTTTTGATGTAGCATCTGATGGAGAAATGCTGGCTTTGACCGAAATGGGAATTGCTTCTGACCGGATGGTTTACGCCAATCCGTTCAAAACACACAGCGGTCTGGCTGTTGCTAAACGTACGGGTGTAAATAAATTTACATTTGATAGTGAAAGTGAAATATATAAAATGGCTAAAGCTGTTCCTGGTGGTGCTGTCTTGCTGCGCGTCAGGGTGGACAATCCCAAGGCTTTAGTAGATTTAAATAAAAAATTCGGTGCTCATCCTGATGATGCGCTTCGGCTTTTAAAAATTGCTCGCACGCAAGGCCTGGATGTTGCCGGACTCTGTTTCCATGTTGGCAGTCAGTCATTGTCTGCGGATGCTTATGTTGATGCAATTAATATTTGCCGTCGTTTATTTAATGAAGCCGCTGCCGAAGGCTTTAACTTACGTATCCTGGATATTGGCGGTGGTTTTCCAATTCCGGCCATTGCGACTGAAATTGATATTGTTGATCTAACCAAAACAATCAGCGATAATCTTGCCAAACATTTCCCGACTACAGAGATTTGGGCAGAACCAGGCCGCTTTATTTGTGGCACTGCTGTTAATCTGATTACCCGGGTCATTGGTACTCAACAGCGCAATAATCAGCAATGGTACTTCTTGGATGATGGCTTGTACGGTACCTTCTCGGGGGTAATTTTTGACCATTGGGATTTTGAACTGATTTCGTTCAAATCCGGTGATGAAATTCCAGCAACCTTCGCTGGTCCAAGCTGTGATTCTCTTGATGTGATGTTCCGTGATAAACTTACCGTGCCTTTAGATATGGATGATATCCTTTTAGTGCCGAACTGTGGCTCTTACACATCGGCATCGGCAACTGTTTTTAATGGTTTTGCCAAAACGTCACGGGTTATCTGGGAAGACATCAGACAAGAAATTGAACTTGCAAGCTCAAAAAGAAGAAGTATTGCTTAA
- a CDS encoding DNA-binding response regulator yields MAEKIRVLIVDDMIATRENIAKLMEFQPKITIAGQVTSAEEAIQLAKQITPDVILMDIHMPGMDGITAAQIISQELPDTGIVLMSIQSDDEQLRQARLAGANQYLAKPFTGDELLRAVKAARYYKQHKVKGDGTINENGTLGNVITVFSTKGGIGKTTISTNLAVAMAEKTGKNIVLVDADLHFGDVALFMNLLPHKTIADLANDIEHIKAASIAEYLTPFNENVQVLPAPFRPEQADIVTASHFSTILNLLRHYFQYVIVDTAPVFNETIRTALDAADQVLIVSALDVPTIKNIKLCLEIMESLHYPEEKIKVILNRANSEGGMEAAEVEDILRCKITATLPSEGKVVVPAVNKGIPFVLSHPDASISDSIFELARIVDEECSELQEHASRSQGNESFDIAAALCDKR; encoded by the coding sequence TTGGCAGAAAAAATAAGGGTGCTGATTGTTGATGATATGATCGCAACTAGAGAGAATATCGCTAAGCTAATGGAATTTCAACCGAAAATAACCATCGCTGGTCAGGTTACCTCAGCGGAGGAAGCCATTCAGTTAGCGAAACAGATTACGCCTGATGTGATTTTAATGGATATTCATATGCCTGGCATGGATGGTATTACGGCCGCCCAGATTATTAGTCAGGAATTACCGGATACGGGTATTGTACTGATGAGTATTCAAAGTGATGACGAGCAGCTTCGTCAAGCTAGGCTGGCTGGTGCAAATCAATATTTGGCAAAGCCATTTACTGGCGATGAATTACTTCGTGCAGTTAAAGCTGCGCGTTATTATAAGCAGCACAAAGTTAAGGGGGATGGGACTATCAATGAAAATGGCACACTAGGTAATGTCATTACTGTCTTTAGTACAAAAGGCGGAATTGGCAAAACGACAATCTCTACCAATCTGGCTGTAGCAATGGCCGAAAAGACCGGTAAAAATATTGTGCTGGTGGATGCTGACCTTCATTTTGGTGATGTGGCTTTATTTATGAATTTGCTGCCCCACAAAACAATTGCTGATTTAGCAAACGATATTGAGCATATCAAAGCCGCCTCTATTGCCGAATATCTTACTCCGTTCAATGAAAATGTTCAGGTGCTGCCGGCACCCTTTCGTCCCGAGCAGGCCGATATTGTGACGGCAAGCCATTTTAGCACCATTCTGAATTTATTGCGTCATTATTTTCAGTATGTGATTGTGGATACCGCGCCGGTATTTAATGAAACCATTCGAACAGCGCTGGATGCTGCCGACCAGGTGCTCATTGTGTCAGCCCTGGACGTGCCAACGATCAAGAATATCAAGTTGTGTTTGGAGATCATGGAATCGCTTCATTATCCTGAGGAAAAAATAAAAGTTATCCTTAACCGTGCTAATTCTGAGGGCGGTATGGAAGCTGCTGAGGTAGAAGATATTTTACGCTGTAAGATTACAGCCACCTTGCCTAGCGAAGGTAAAGTGGTTGTACCGGCTGTCAACAAGGGGATTCCATTTGTTCTTAGCCATCCAGATGCGTCAATTTCCGATAGCATTTTTGAACTGGCTAGAATTGTTGACGAAGAGTGCTCTGAATTGCAGGAACATGCATCCCGATCTCAGGGTAATGAATCGTTCGATATCGCAGCTGCTTTATGTGACAAACGATAA